In the genome of Misgurnus anguillicaudatus unplaced genomic scaffold, ASM2758022v2 HiC_scaffold_27, whole genome shotgun sequence, one region contains:
- the LOC141362448 gene encoding cytolytic toxin-alpha-like: MFTCDCYSECFQDHIYVRANSFRVFVFANTAAPLCRGAETSARRSEILPGITLWGEEKLKQSVRSHPQINTNFEVTASDSIEEKSNLLNIEASMKLSLLGGMINVSGAAKYLNDTKKSFNQQRLTLRYHSTTRFEELSMNHLASENIAHHEVIDHDTATHVVTAVLYGADACFVFDREVSSDEDKTTVEGEVKAAFDKLKKISVDVNANLKMDDAQKNAVQKFTVTFYGDFQLPSNPTSFEDAMNVYAELPKLLGENKDQVVPQRVWLYPLSKLQSKVLKLLKEISIDLINDIEPVLESLNTTAMKCRDLLKDSPASTFTPFQNKIVQMKQNCKKYKLSLMKKLSSLLPQIRGDKIEDTALIDLLKDHHESPFRKSELEEWLKAREKESAIIKTLLRQLDNCEAEDNLHAILMDLEVEYLVSYTFTSLDWPDALLSKQLTYLRSSTMRNKNDPDSKKETSWLTPAIHTTMRSNLEMFKSLIDLKKTAKFIVSSKQIEDHPGSCILLYEGGSVEAVCFTLPSRPAGPIIAEVKGDSLVINVMPSTCPATEELRLLYKIKQEKIWTSQLVLKDQNTVTLTDLRPGTEYEIKCELLRKLNYTTESDVITVKTEV, from the exons atgtttacatgtgactgctactctgaatgcttccaagatcacatttatgttcgtgcaaactcgtttcgtgtgtttgtatttgcaaatacagctgctccattatgtcgaggagcagagacgagtgctcggaggtcagaaattttac CAGGAATCACATTGTGGGGTGAAGAAAAGCTCAAGCAGAGTGTTCGATCTCATCcccaaattaatacaaatttcGAAGTTACAGCTTCAGACTCCATTGAAGAAAAATCTAACTTATTGAACATTGAAGCCTCTATGAAATTGAGTCTGTTGGGTGGAATGATCAACGTAAGCGGTGCCGCCAAATATCTCAATGACACCAAGAAGTCTTTCAATCAGCAGAGACTGACTCTACGTTATCATTCAACTACCAGGTTTGAAGAACTGAGCATGAACCATTTAGCATCTGAAAATATAGCTCACCATGAGGTGATTGATCACGATACAGCAACACACGTGGTGACGGCAGTGCTGTACGGAGCTGACGCCTGCTTTGTGTTCGACAGAGAGGTTTCTTCAGATGAGGACAAAACTACAGTGGAAGGAGAAGTGAAGGCAGCATTTGATAAACTCAAAAAAATATCTGTAGATGTAAATGCGAATCTAAAAATGGATGACGCTCAAAAGAATGCGGTGCAAAAATTCACTGTCACTTTCTATGGTGATTTTCAGTTGCCGTCTAATCCGACTTCATTTGAAGATGCGATGAATGTTTATGCTGAACTTCCCAAACTGCTGGGAGAAAACAAAGATCAGGTGGTTCCACAGAGAGTATGGCTGTATCCCCTGAGCAAACTTCAGTCAAAAGTTTTAAAACTTCTGAAGGAAATCAGCATTGATTTAATCAATGACATAGAACCAGTTTTAGAGAGTTTAAATACAACTGCAATGAAGTGCCGTGATCTTCTGAAAGACTCTCCTGCTTCAACTTTTACtccatttcaaaataaaatagtgCAGATGAAGCAGAACTGTAAGAAATACAAGTTGAGTCTCATGAAGAAACTCAGCTCTCTGTTGCCTCAGATCCGTGGAGATAAGATTGAAGACACAGCACTGATAGATCTACTGAAAGATCATCATGAATCTCCATTCAGAAAAAGTGAGCTTGAAGAATGGTTGAAGGCGAGAGAGAAAGAGTCAGCGATCATTAAAACATTGCTCAGACAGCTGGATAATTGTGAGGCTGAAGACAACCTACATGCGATTTTGATGGATCTAGAGGTTGAATATCTGGTCAGCTACACATTCACATCATTGGACTGGCCAGATGCTCTCCTATCTAAACAATTGACCTACCTAAGATCTTCAacaatgagaaataaaaatgacCCTGACTCCAAGAAGGAAACATCATGGCTCACCCCTGCCATCCACACGACTATGAGGAGCAACTTGGAGATGTTTAAGAGCttgattgatttaaaaaaaacagccaAGTTTATTGTGTCATCAAAACAAATAGAGGATCATCCAGGTTCCTGCATTCTCCTGTATGAAGGTGGATCTGTTGAAGCTGTTTGCTTCACTCTTCCATCACGGCCGGCTGGTCCAATCATAGCAGAGGTTAAAGGTGACAGTCTGGTTATAAATGTGATGCCCTCAACATGTCCTGCTACAGAGGAACTCAGGTTACTCTACAAAATAAAGCAAGAGAAGATCTGGACATCTCAACTTGTGCTGAAGGACCAAAATACTGTAACTCTGACTGATCTGAGACCAGGCACTGAATATGAGATTAAATGTGAACTGTTGAGGAAACTCAACTACACCACTGAATCTGATGTGATCACAGTTAAAACTGAGGTATGA